Proteins encoded by one window of Salvia splendens isolate huo1 chromosome 5, SspV2, whole genome shotgun sequence:
- the LOC121803648 gene encoding pentatricopeptide repeat-containing protein At1g26900, mitochondrial-like, which yields MSATIKQLLHPSPLLHQNLIVLLQSCHHIPQTARIHCLMVKTGLDRTPFPLSKLLAHVSTQDINYSNSIFKQIKSPNLYMFNTMLRGHSISPDPKNSLLLFNRVMAENRSFDFDQFTFISVLKSCTNLLEIQAGIGVHTDVLKSGFGSVLNVMNALLYFYCVCGMIENVRQVFDELRLRKDLVSWNTLMGGYLCVKEYSLVLELFKLLCRDRFGDGVSVTTIFSVVSVVGHLLNESLGETIYVFCFKLGFLSNLNVVAALISMCGKHGRVQAARRIFDENDVKRDVVLWNCLIDGYARTGLLEEAMELLRLMKDHGVRPNSSTVAGFLSACSASGALGISEYVRGYVEEEQLPMDAVLGTAIVDMYAKSGLLDKVVDIFNQLEIKDVKSWTAMISGCGVHGQANDAVKLFRRMEEEGVEPNEVTFLTIMNACSHGGLMRDGLSCFGKMVNVYRLKPKIEHYGCMIDLLGRAGLLVEAYELIKGLLVERDATAWRALLGACRMYGNVKLAKRVKEELEGICENHVADSLSLAGAYVAAGMVADQR from the coding sequence ATGTCGGCGACGATTAAACAACTGCTCCATCCATCACCACTTCTCCACCAAAATCTCATCGTCCTTCTCCAATCATGCCATCACATCCCTCAAACCGCTCGAATTCACTGTTTGATGGTGAAGACTGGTCTCGACCGAACCCCATTCCCACTGAGCAAGCTTCTCGCTCACGTCTCTACGCAGGATATTAATTACTCAAACTCCATCTTCAAACAGATAAAAAGCCCCAATCTTTACATGTTCAACACCATGCTCCGCGGCCATTCTATCAGCCCCGATCCTAAAAATTCCCTCCTTTTGTTTAATCGCGTGATGGCTGAGAATCGCAGCTTTGATTTCGATCAATTTACATTCATTTCAGTTCTAAAATCTTGCACCAATTTATTGGAGATTCAGGCTGGGATTGGAGTTCATACCGACGTCTTGAAATCTggattcggttcggttttgaatgTGATGAATGCTCTTCTGTACTTTTATTGTGTTTGTGGCATGATTGAAAATGTGCGCCAAGTGTTTGATGAATTGCGTCTAAGAAAAGACCTGGTTTCTTGGAATACTTTAATGGGGGGGTATCTTTGCGTGAAGGAATATTCTTTGGTTTTGGAGTTGTTTAAACTATTGTGCAGAGATAGGTTTGGTGATGGTGTGAGTGTCACTACTATTTTCAGTGTTGTTTCAGTTGTAGGGCATTTGTTGAATGAATCATTGGGAGAAACTATATATGTGTTTTGCTTCAAGCTTGGTTTCTTGTCGAATTTAAACGTGGTTGCTGCTTTGATTTCCATGTGTGGGAAGCACGGCCGCGTGCAAGCTGCGCGTCGAATTTTTGATGAAAATGATGTTAAAAGAGATGTTGTGTTGTGGAACTGTTTAATTGATGGATATGCAAGAACTGGTCTTCTTGAAGAAGCAATGGAGTTGTTGAGATTGATGAAGGATCACGGCGTACGGCCTAATTCTTCTACGGTGGCGGGGTTTCTCTCTGCTTGCTCTGCCTCGGGGGCTCTTGGGATAAGCGAATACGTGCGTGGTTATGTTGAGGAGGAGCAGTTGCCGATGGATGCGGTTCTTGGCACAGCAATAGTAGACATGTATGCGAAAAGTGGGCTTCTCGATAAGGTGGTCGATATTTTCAACCAGTTGGAGATTAAGGATGTCAAGAGCTGGACAGCTATGATCTCGGGTTGTGGAGTGCACGGGCAAGCAAATGACGCAGTCAAACTTTTTCGTAGGATGGAGGAGGAGGGCGTTGAGCCGAATGAGGTGACGTTTTTGACGATTATGAATGCTTGTAGCCACGGAGGCTTGATGAGAGATGGGTTGAGCTGTTTCGGGAAGATGGTGAATGTTTATCGGTTAAAACCGAAGATCGAGCACTATGGATGCATGATTGATCTCTTGGGCCGTGCTGGCTTGCTGGTGGAAGCGTACGAGCTGATCAAAGGATTGCTGGTCGAGAGGGACGCCACTGCTTGGCGCGCATTGCTTGGAGCGTGTAGAATGTACGGAAATGTCAAGCTGGCCAAGCGCGTGAAGGAAGAGCTCGAAGGGATCTGTGAAAATCACGTGGCCGATTCACTCAGCCTTGCTGGTGCTTATGTTGCTGCTGGAATGGTAGCAGATCAAAGATAA